In a single window of the Acidobacteriota bacterium genome:
- a CDS encoding S9 family peptidase, producing the protein MKFTVRTLNLILLGLVCVSPLAAQDKDLFPVPESYRVEGVPTILNSEVSKLFYEPSEIRSNLIWDVDQKNRRLLVTDETYNINLLESPLSKPAKLTEKGVPNSVRVSPDGRSFIFTSDHEDPDNFQLYLYDLHDRITKKAATLTGKDESIESAVWSKTGEYIYYTKIDYESKVSKLCQSVSLTETCFKVVLNGIWYVLDADEKQILLKHWKSSSNQSLYLFEFATTGLSTVEDKGNSSKGGLAGGYVVYSSDGNDLCKRQTCIVAFELKSRRAKALKLPSDLASIHDFKVSPGSDNLLVQETRDGIDHLRIFKFKKGRVGKEIPPFIKGSFVIWNTRWLGNREVVYTIENNGKPASIQSFNLETGAVTDWTKERLPEALEGKVHPPEIIKWNSFDKKEISGYIVRPRTNGRRLPVLIRVHGGPQLLDRPVFNSNDTILAAQLGIAIIHTNIRGSSGFGSEFMNADDREKREHAVKDIRALLDWVEKQEDLDPDQIYLIGESYGGFVVLSAALNEPSRVKAVIAESPIVSIRGYLSQSWVDDFAKIEYGDPKNEALMVKLDALSPLNNADRWNKIPLLLTRGQRDGRTPEADVVDLKSQLQKQNTEVWYICSTEDGHGFGGRYVFASVYKFLKTQIEQRRK; encoded by the coding sequence ATGAAATTCACAGTCAGAACGCTAAATTTGATTCTCCTCGGCCTCGTATGCGTTTCTCCGTTGGCGGCGCAGGACAAAGATCTATTTCCCGTGCCTGAATCATACCGAGTTGAAGGCGTGCCGACGATCCTGAATTCTGAAGTGAGCAAGCTCTTTTATGAGCCATCGGAAATCAGGAGCAACCTGATCTGGGATGTCGATCAGAAGAATCGACGACTATTGGTCACGGACGAAACGTACAATATCAATCTGCTGGAGTCGCCGCTCTCGAAACCTGCAAAGCTTACCGAGAAAGGAGTCCCCAACTCGGTTCGGGTCAGTCCTGACGGTCGGTCCTTTATATTCACGTCAGACCACGAAGACCCCGACAATTTTCAACTTTACCTTTATGATCTCCACGACCGCATTACCAAGAAAGCGGCGACGTTGACCGGCAAAGACGAGTCCATCGAGTCAGCTGTATGGAGTAAGACAGGCGAATATATTTATTACACGAAGATAGATTACGAATCGAAGGTGAGTAAACTATGTCAGTCCGTCTCTTTAACTGAGACGTGTTTCAAAGTCGTTCTCAATGGGATATGGTACGTCCTCGACGCGGATGAAAAGCAAATCCTACTGAAACATTGGAAATCGTCCTCGAACCAATCTCTTTATTTGTTCGAATTCGCGACCACTGGCTTATCCACGGTAGAAGATAAGGGCAACTCGTCAAAAGGAGGCCTCGCCGGCGGGTATGTCGTTTACAGTTCCGACGGAAATGACCTTTGTAAGAGGCAAACTTGCATTGTTGCGTTCGAACTTAAGAGCCGCCGAGCGAAAGCATTAAAGCTTCCTAGTGACTTAGCTTCAATACATGATTTCAAAGTCTCGCCGGGGTCTGACAACCTGCTGGTTCAGGAAACCCGCGATGGTATTGACCATCTGAGAATATTCAAGTTCAAGAAGGGCCGCGTAGGGAAGGAAATCCCGCCGTTCATCAAAGGATCATTCGTCATATGGAACACGCGATGGTTGGGTAACCGGGAAGTGGTCTACACGATCGAGAACAACGGTAAGCCTGCCTCGATCCAGTCATTTAATTTAGAAACCGGAGCTGTGACCGACTGGACAAAAGAACGACTGCCTGAAGCACTGGAGGGTAAGGTACATCCGCCAGAAATCATCAAGTGGAATTCGTTCGACAAGAAGGAGATTTCCGGATACATAGTCCGACCTCGTACAAACGGGCGACGCCTGCCGGTTCTCATTCGAGTCCACGGGGGACCTCAACTTCTCGATAGGCCGGTCTTCAACTCCAACGACACCATACTCGCGGCGCAACTCGGGATCGCGATCATTCACACGAATATCCGCGGATCTTCAGGGTTCGGCAGCGAGTTCATGAACGCCGACGATCGCGAAAAGCGGGAGCATGCGGTTAAAGATATACGGGCGCTCCTCGATTGGGTGGAAAAGCAGGAAGATCTCGATCCGGACCAGATCTACTTGATAGGTGAAAGCTATGGCGGATTTGTCGTTCTGTCAGCAGCTTTGAATGAACCCTCGAGGGTGAAAGCCGTGATCGCCGAATCCCCAATCGTTTCCATTAGGGGGTACCTTTCCCAAAGCTGGGTCGACGATTTTGCGAAGATTGAATACGGAGATCCAAAAAATGAAGCCTTAATGGTCAAACTAGATGCGTTGTCGCCCCTAAACAATGCGGACCGGTGGAACAAAATTCCCCTACTGTTAACGAGAGGGCAACGGGATGGACGAACTCCCGAGGCCGATGTAGTCGACCTGAAAAGTCAGCTGCAAAAACAAAACACGGAAGTCTGGTATATCTGTTCCACCGAGGACGGTCACGGTTTCGGTGGACGTTATGTATTTGCCTCGGTTTATAAATTCCTGAAAACTCAAATCGAACAAAGGAGAAAATGA
- a CDS encoding sigma-70 family RNA polymerase sigma factor produces the protein MNSANASDLVQEIALRLWRWTTNHHEKSESMSDDEWRAFAARTAYNELSRSLSRERTPIANIDPDDVAVIEASLIEGQTEIEVVSLIRLVWQGICGLSLRQRRALLLHSQELIIYFLQTGITEKQLTETLDLSEKDWIDICDRLPMTDAEIAERTEGTAGSIKKARYEARVKLEGSIRK, from the coding sequence ATGAATTCAGCAAACGCGTCGGATTTGGTGCAGGAAATAGCACTCCGGCTCTGGCGCTGGACCACAAATCATCACGAAAAAAGCGAGAGTATGTCGGACGACGAGTGGAGAGCTTTCGCTGCCCGAACAGCCTACAACGAATTAAGCCGCTCTTTGTCACGCGAGAGAACACCCATCGCGAACATTGATCCCGACGATGTTGCCGTAATCGAAGCCTCATTGATCGAGGGACAGACCGAAATCGAGGTTGTTTCCCTGATCCGACTGGTGTGGCAAGGAATTTGCGGGTTGTCGTTGCGGCAGCGTCGAGCGTTGCTGCTCCACTCACAAGAACTGATCATCTATTTTCTGCAAACGGGTATTACAGAAAAACAGTTGACAGAGACTTTGGATCTTAGCGAAAAGGATTGGATTGATATTTGTGATCGGTTGCCAATGACCGATGCAGAAATTGCAGAAAGAACGGAAGGAACAGCTGGATCGATCAAGAAGGCGAGGTACGAAGCACGAGTGAAACTCGAAGGATCGATACGTAAATGA
- a CDS encoding IS110 family transposase, which produces MRFFSKTTRATDGPRWFGIDLAKRESQISVLDAGGVQIETKRFATTRESFLLIAAELREGDTAALEVTTNSTSIARLLRGNSQARVIVSNPIKTKTIAQAKIKTDKIDARVLAELARVGYLPEVWLPDEDTEALRQFITDRVSLVRRRTECKNTIHSVLHRNMVHQERSDLFGTSGRRWLENIIRGEGIKTPVPELDRMRIGSLLNEIDRIDALVADLESVIASYVALRPHLKEQMDRLLSITGVNLVVASSLIGTIGDIGRFPDKKKLAAYFGVVPSTYQSGDTSRNGRITKQGRAEARWLIIEAAEILRRSPGPMRALYSRIQRKRNHNVAVVAVARKLVELVHHLLSNREDYVYKLPRLTMEKRSRWRFLAKKKLGIEIKSAAAKRGGRSALYGTGIDVQGRKLKSQITKQAAADAERLYAAIVDQRKRHLDDPSSPLIPSTDLLFDPTSPSETDWERILSQHTERLLLRYQKREATRSKSTPRPDIA; this is translated from the coding sequence ATGCGTTTCTTTTCAAAGACAACAAGAGCGACGGACGGTCCGCGTTGGTTCGGGATCGATCTCGCAAAGCGTGAATCGCAGATCTCGGTGCTCGACGCCGGTGGTGTTCAGATCGAGACAAAGCGGTTTGCGACAACCCGAGAGAGCTTTCTTCTCATTGCCGCTGAGTTGAGAGAAGGCGATACGGCCGCTCTCGAAGTGACGACCAACTCGACATCTATCGCGAGACTCCTGCGGGGCAACTCACAAGCACGAGTGATCGTCTCCAACCCGATCAAGACAAAGACTATCGCCCAGGCAAAGATCAAGACCGACAAGATCGACGCACGGGTTCTGGCTGAGCTTGCCCGCGTCGGATATCTGCCCGAGGTCTGGCTGCCGGACGAGGACACCGAAGCGTTGCGTCAGTTCATCACGGACCGAGTGAGCCTCGTTCGTCGGCGGACCGAATGCAAGAACACCATCCATTCCGTGCTTCACCGCAATATGGTGCATCAGGAGCGAAGCGATCTCTTTGGAACATCAGGACGACGCTGGCTCGAGAACATCATCCGGGGTGAAGGCATCAAGACCCCGGTTCCGGAACTCGACCGGATGAGGATCGGGTCACTTCTCAACGAGATCGACCGCATCGACGCACTCGTTGCCGATCTCGAATCAGTGATCGCATCTTATGTCGCACTCAGACCACATCTCAAAGAACAGATGGACCGGCTGCTGTCCATAACCGGCGTCAATCTGGTGGTCGCTTCGAGCCTGATCGGAACCATCGGCGACATCGGCAGGTTCCCGGATAAAAAGAAACTCGCCGCCTACTTCGGTGTCGTTCCTTCTACATATCAGTCAGGCGACACTTCACGCAACGGACGGATCACCAAGCAAGGGCGAGCCGAAGCCCGTTGGCTGATCATCGAGGCGGCCGAGATACTTCGTCGTTCTCCGGGGCCGATGCGGGCTCTCTACTCCCGCATCCAGCGAAAGCGAAACCACAACGTCGCGGTCGTCGCTGTTGCTCGTAAACTTGTCGAACTCGTCCATCATCTTCTCTCGAACCGCGAGGACTATGTATATAAGCTGCCTCGCCTCACGATGGAAAAGCGTTCCCGCTGGCGTTTTCTCGCGAAGAAGAAACTGGGCATCGAGATCAAGTCTGCTGCCGCTAAAAGAGGAGGCCGGTCTGCTCTCTACGGCACAGGCATCGATGTTCAGGGACGCAAGCTCAAGTCGCAGATCACAAAGCAGGCCGCCGCCGATGCCGAGCGTCTCTATGCGGCGATCGTTGATCAGCGAAAGCGCCATCTCGACGATCCGTCTTCACCGCTCATCCCATCGACCGATCTTCTCTTCGATCCGACAAGCCCGAGCGAAACCGACTGGGAACGCATCCTCTCACAGCACACCGAGCGCCTCCTGCTCAGGTACCAGAAACGCGAGGCCACACGCTCCAAGTCCACCCCACGGCCCGATATCGCATAA